The DNA window CACGTAGGAGTTGGAAATCGTTGTTGTTTCGAGGTTGTGATAATTGGGAACTCGTGATTTAATGGTTCTGCAGTCAGCTTCTGGTGTTTCACCCCTTAACTCCTGTGATTTCTCACAGAAAAGCCTCGTCTTGCCATCAATTTCCCAATCACACAGCAAGAGGCGAGAGAGAAGAGTTGTAATTAAAAATGTGAGATGGGTTCTCCTTCAAGCTCAAGCCTGCGTCAATGGCGGGAACGCCCAGCACCACCATTTGGGCTTGGCTGCCAGAAGAGGCGCCAATAACATCGTCTTGAAGCGATTTTCTGATGGCCGAGATTTAGATTATGCTTCTTTATCCAGGTTTGATGGCAGTAGTAACTACTATAATTCGACTTTTGGGCAAGATCCTATTGTAGATAAGTTGAGGAGTCAGCTGGGGGTGATTCACGCTATTCCCTCTCCAACTCAGATAAACAGTTCCATTTTTGGTCTGTTTGCCTTCTTCTTTTTTGTGGGAGTTGGTTTTGATAAGCTGTGGACCTCAAGAAAGAGGGATACTGGCAGCAAGCCGGAGAATCGGCTGCAGGTGCCGACTACCCTGTCGATGATTCTTCAGAAGGATTTGCAGAGGAAAGAGTCGGTAGAGTGGGTGAACATGGTGTTGGGGAAGCTTTGGAAAGTTTATAGGAGTGGTTTTGAGAATTGGATAATTGGTTTGCTGCAGCCAGTCATTGACAATCTCATGAAACCGGATTATGTGCGGAGGGTTGAGATCAAGCAGTTCTCATTGGGAGATGAACCATTGTCTGTTAGGAGCGTGGAGCGCCGGACTTCCCGTCGTGATAATGACTTGCAGTGAGTTTTATTTCTTTCAGTGTTGTGATTTCATCACttgattttcattttatttatatcaTTGGCCAACGACCGAGGATGTGACTCAAGTAATAGCAGGCAACAAGAGAACATACAGCTCGATTGTTAGAACAAAGGTGTGATGTTTGGAATGGATTTTCAAGTTGTTGCAAATCCATCAGATAATGATGATATCAGATAAATGGTGATATCGCCGCTCTATGCAAATGCCAATAAAATTGTATGTCAAAATTCATTAACAGCGAGGGATCAAATGAACTGTGAAACACGGACCTTGAAAACATTCTTCACCTTGATTCTATATACAGAGGATCTATAGGCATTCCTTGTCTTTGTATAGAGATTTTATGTAATTCATGGAGTGGAAGATATTTTGAACGGATCAATTTTATCACCCAAGTTACAAGTTGCTATCTCAGAACATAATGCTTACTTTCCATAATAGTAATGCGAACCTCTTAATCATTTTCCAATAATTTGCTGCTGAGTTTGGTCATGTCTTTTTGGAATGCTTACTAGTCTTCTTACAGATTTTAAGATCTATCATCTGGGAACATTCACAAAATTATTATCTAGAGGCAGTCTCGATTGGAAAGAGTAGCGTTGCTACAATGCATTGTATTATCGATTTTTTCTCACCTACAAATGATGCTCTACAAGCAATTTATCGTAGTTCAGAGTTGTATGGAACTTAATAAATGATAATTTTCTTGCTACCAAGGTATCTGATAGGCCTCCGCTACACTGGTGGTGCACGTATGCTCTTGAGTGTGTCACTTAAGTTCGGCATAATTCCCGTTGTCGTGCCAGTTAGAGTGAAAGACTTTGACATTGATGGTGAACTGTGGGTCAAACTGCGATTGATTCCAACAGAGCCATGGGTGGGAGCTGTTTCTTGGGCTTTTGTTTCTCTCCCAAGAATAAAGTTCGAGTTGTCACCATTTCGCTTATTCAATCTAATGGGTATGCTCACACCTGTTTTGTTGGGTTCTCTTTATCAGGACATTAGATTAAAGTATCAAATTTACCATCTATTTTGTGCAAGGAAAGCTAAAAGTATCGGTGGAAAAtatgaaaatggaaaaagcAAAGGAAAATGcttgataattattttaataaagtaaTCAAATGTAAATTGTGAGCTGACAACGCGCTACCAAGCTGCGCCACATACCTTCCCATGCCTCCTTATCCATATCTAGCTACTGACTATGGTACACAACTGtcaataacaaaaaatattgtttccaGATATCTCAATTCATCAGTTTCTTAAAGTGTCTCCTTTCAGTTGTTTTCTGCTCAATTAGTGCAccctttataaaaaaatattaggtGTCGATACTGTGGAAAACATTAAGAGTAAAAGGAAAGCTTCTATCCTTGTCTCGATGTGATGATTAGCAACATATTGATAAGGAAGATGATTTCAATTTGTCATCTGTTAAGTCCTTTGGAATGCATGTCCCTTTTCTTTGTTAATTGAAATATTTATCACTTCAAAGCATtgcaaatttaaattttctgtttttttttgtttgaaatGGAGCAGGAACCTCAGAAATCTCGAATCACATAAAAAATATGATGTTTGAAGGATTGTGTAGAATTGTTTTCTTAGTGCTGTGATGTTTCCTGAATCTAGCTAATATGTTGAGATTGATTTTTATCTGTTTTTATTCAATTATCACTTCTAGAATGCTCTCACACAATTCAGGTTAGCTACACAATTATTTGTTTTCATATATTCAGAGAATCCtactgattttatttttattattattttgtttatatttcatGTGTGCCGGTGACACAGCAATTCCTATCCTCTCAATGTAAGTGTGATCTCCTGACTATTTCTTATATGTAGTGGACTTTGTCTTTGAACATATGACTGGATTCatcttttattttaatatataaaaaacttTCATTGGTCATATTATATTCTACTTTCTCACGTGATCTGTTGAgaatttaaatcatattttacttTCAATACAATATAACCCCGAGGCTGTTGGTTTATTATATTTCTTCAGGTTTTTGACGAAACTGCTCACTGTGGATTTGCCTCAGCTATTTGTGCGTCCAAAAAAGATTGTTCTTGATTTTGAGAAGGGAAAAGCTGTTGGGCCTGTTCCAAGTGATTCAACATCTGGAGAAATTAAAGAGAGAATTAATAACTTTGCTGGAGAATTGTCAGTGACTCTTCTAGATGCACGCAAACTCTCTTATATATTCTATGGTATAAATTTTACTTCTTTTACCATGTTCTACTTGGTATTTTAGCAGGGTATTTAGAGAGCACCAGTTCTTTTAAGACGCAATGTCAAGCTTATCTGCCACTGCTTCTGATTTACATAGATTTCTCCTGACATAGTACTTTGACTGTTTGACACAATTATCATCCTTTCATGTTCAGGCAAAACAGATCCATATGTAATTTTAAGATTGGGAGATCAAGTAATACGAAGTAAGAGAAACAGCCTAACCACTGTCATTGGACCTCCTGGAGAGCCAATTTGGAATCAAGTGAGTTTTTTTCAATTGTGAGGGTTTCTGAGCTCCAGTTTTCTCATGAATGGAGGTTTATACTGCTGctaatcataaattttttttaccttaTAGGATTTTCATATGTTAGTTACAAACCCTAGGAAAGAAAAACTAGGTATTGAAGTAAAGGACACGCTCGGAATCACGGATTTGACAGTCGGTACTGCAGAGGTAAGATATCTCAGACCTGCTAATACTGCTTGgaattctttttttctttttttggctGCTTTCAGGAagttattttacatgtttttgttgttttatttCCATCCTCTTGAAATTTAAATGATTCCTTTCCTCAGAAAGTGGTaagttatttaatattattccATGTTTTGAGTTCTTCTATTTATATCTACTTCTTAAAAGTTCAAAAGAATATACAAGGTTTTTCCATTGAATCATGATATCATGGAAAAGGGGAAGTTGTCCAGCTTATCGGGAAAGGCCCCACTGATGGCTATCAATAAAATGCCAAGGCAGATTGCAGAGTGGTCCATTGAGAACCACAAGGGGCTGGATCTCTGCTGTAGCATTTTCCGCTTCTAACTGTCACTGGTTAAGCAGTATTTAATGAAAGAAGTCATCATCGTCAGTATGTTGTTAACGATTAACTGCCATGATCCCCAAACGAACTGTCTATGTGCGCTGAATTCATGTGtactttaattatttgaactgtCAAAAACTCCTAATTACAGTATTACCTATAAACATTTGCAAATTTTTATGAAGAACTGTTTTCAGGTTGATCTTACTTCTCTGAAAGATACTGTTCCAGCAGACAGGATAGTGGTACTCCGAGGATGGGGCCTGTTTGGAAAGGGATCTGCTGGAGAAATTTTACTGCGATTGACATACAAAgcatatgttgaggatgatgaaGATGAAAGGCTCGAGAAAGTCTTCATAGATACAGGGGCATCGGACTACGAGTTTTCAGATTCTGATGAATCATATGCTGCGACGTCTGAGCTGCGTAAAGAATCTTTCATGGATGTTCTATCAGCATTAATGTTAAGTGAGGAATTTCAAGGGATAATGACATCTGAAACAGTAAATACCAAGTCTTCAGATGCTGGCACTGGTAGTGACACTCCAGACATGAATGGGCGTACTGTTGGATCCATCCCACAAAGTCCTGGAAGTAACACTGGCGGTTCTAGAGGTATACTTCTTCGAGTTTACGAATAAGTAGtgcttattttttaaattttgagcgACCCGAAGTCTTTATAATTTTCAACTAGGAAAACTAATTTGCAGGATCTTTATTTTGGCTTGCTTTGATTACGAGTATTTCGGTCCTTATAGCTATCAACATGGGCAACTCAAGTGTATTCAATCCTTAATATGATGTGAGTCACACGATCTTGCTCAGGATGGACCACCATATGCTCTTATAATTATGTAAGAAATCCTAATTCTTGAGTTTGTTCATAATCCAGGAACCCACAACGAAAGCCCATTATTCGATCTTCAGATCATATTTTGATAGGTATGATGTTATTCATAAGAATAATATTGATTTTCATGTTcttgtatattcttttattgcAAAATGATTGCATAAACTATGGGGATTTCATTCTATAGTGATGTTTCCTTTCTTTTGCTTTAGATTTACAATATTAGTTCCCCATCAATGTAATTTGACATGCACTAAATTGTTGCACAGGCTGGGAAAATTTGAGTCCAGCTGTCTCCCCGATGGTTGCGTCGAATAGATATGGATTAAACTTTCACCATACGAGGTTGTGAGAAGAATACAAGATGTTTACTTTAATCCTTCACTAGATCGACGTCACAAGAGAAATTTGTTCATTTCGGCTGCAAAATTTTGAGCTTTCCTCTTTTTCTCAAAAGGTGTCATCTGCTGTCTGTAATTAAACCTTGTGCAGCTTGGTTCCATTTTGATCGTTGAGCACCGCAGTAACTGGAAGCATGTTGATTTTGTAATTTGCTGTCACATTTAATTTTCAACTGTGGAGATGGCCGGAAAGATCCATTCGTtcctatttatttttttacttaatGTTTTGTATAGTTGGGTAAATAATGTATATTATAAATAAGAGTTGTTATTTACGCTCCATTTTGTTTTATCTAACATTCATTTCATATAGTCAAATTTATTCACAAATGAAGTGTAAATAACAAAAAATGGAGCATAAATATCaactttaattataaatatggcTAATTGTTTTATGTAACATGTTTGGCCTATTTCGAGTTCAAGCTGCACGAGAAAAAAATAATGtcatttttttttcccaaaaaaaaaaaacatattccTATTAAGAAAAAACACTCATTTATTCTTCTATGTGAAAAATTGATCCAAATGTTATATATCTTTGgtctattttaaaaaatctatacCATCCCTACTATAACACACTTAATtagtggtatttttttttaaaaatcatattctaatttcATTCGGATATGTTATATTTTATCGACAAAAATTTGTTTGGTTTTTTATGCAATTATAATGCATGTTCTTCTTATTCTTATAACGTAGATATATTTaatcatgtttttctattttataacaattttatattatgATTAAAGTTATTTGAATCATTTTTTGTCAATCAATACATATTCCTTAACACATATTGTATTCTTTATTCATTTTTtcgaataattaaattttacatAACATGTGTTCAAATTTTTTCTCTCCGAGATTGGATATATAAaattgtttgatttattttcaattatcacCGTGTTAAgttgatattattttaaaaaattatatatgattCTTATGGTTTttctatgtatatgtatatatatataatggttatctttattattataaataattatatgtTGTAGTGAATATTAAGTTGTcaattaatagatttttctaataTTAATTATTCAATGAAAATGTTGAGAAACTGAGATGTATTTCAAAAAATAGAATATAGTTATTTATTGATTCTTGGTTCTCTTCATTCCTTCCTTTTTTCCATCTCTTTTTGTTTGAAATATGATTGTAAATCAAAATGCGTACTCACGAATAATTCGACTACGTCGAAGTGaacaacattttttaaaaatagaaattatacaagtaaaaattttaatttatattttatatttgctATATAAATATGTATTCATTTTTCAcacaatttattattttagaCACGATAAGATGTAATTCTATCATCtgattttaaataaatgatttgtCCGTTTAGTTTAtgatgatttattattttttcattgaaattgttattattttgaGACATAATTATCCAACACTTTTggaaagaaaaaatttaaataacattatttgatttataatgATGCATAACCTAAAATATAAGGTAACAAAATCAGTTTTGAGGTTATAGTATTTGTCATTTGTTTTGTAAAAGAATAATAATATGGAAATAACAGAATTTTTGGTGGAA is part of the Primulina tabacum isolate GXHZ01 chromosome 18, ASM2559414v2, whole genome shotgun sequence genome and encodes:
- the LOC142532639 gene encoding synaptotagmin-2-like isoform X2, which codes for MVLQSASGVSPLNSCDFSQKSLVLPSISQSHSKRRERRVVIKNVRWVLLQAQACVNGGNAQHHHLGLAARRGANNIVLKRFSDGRDLDYASLSRFDGSSNYYNSTFGQDPIVDKLRSQLGVIHAIPSPTQINSSIFGLFAFFFFVGVGFDKLWTSRKRDTGSKPENRLQVPTTLSMILQKDLQRKESVEWVNMVLGKLWKVYRSGFENWIIGLLQPVIDNLMKPDYVRRVEIKQFSLGDEPLSVRSVERRTSRRDNDLQYLIGLRYTGGARMLLSVSLKFGIIPVVVPVRVKDFDIDGELWVKLRLIPTEPWVGAVSWAFVSLPRIKFELSPFRLFNLMGMLTPVLFLTKLLTVDLPQLFVRPKKIVLDFEKGKAVGPVPSDSTSGEIKERINNFAGELSVTLLDARKLSYIFYGKTDPYVILRLGDQVIRSKRNSLTTVIGPPGEPIWNQDFHMLVTNPRKEKLGIEVKDTLGITDLTVGTAEVDLTSLKDTVPADRIVVLRGWGLFGKGSAGEILLRLTYKAYVEDDEDERLEKVFIDTGASDYEFSDSDESYAATSELRKESFMDVLSALMLSEEFQGIMTSETVNTKSSDAGTGSDTPDMNGRTVGSIPQSPGSNTGGSRGKLICRIFILACFDYEYFGPYSYQHGQLKCIQSLI
- the LOC142532639 gene encoding synaptotagmin-2-like isoform X1 is translated as MVLQSASGVSPLNSCDFSQKSLVLPSISQSHSKRRERRVVIKNVRWVLLQAQACVNGGNAQHHHLGLAARRGANNIVLKRFSDGRDLDYASLSRFDGSSNYYNSTFGQDPIVDKLRSQLGVIHAIPSPTQINSSIFGLFAFFFFVGVGFDKLWTSRKRDTGSKPENRLQVPTTLSMILQKDLQRKESVEWVNMVLGKLWKVYRSGFENWIIGLLQPVIDNLMKPDYVRRVEIKQFSLGDEPLSVRSVERRTSRRDNDLQYLIGLRYTGGARMLLSVSLKFGIIPVVVPVRVKDFDIDGELWVKLRLIPTEPWVGAVSWAFVSLPRIKFELSPFRLFNLMAIPILSMFLTKLLTVDLPQLFVRPKKIVLDFEKGKAVGPVPSDSTSGEIKERINNFAGELSVTLLDARKLSYIFYGKTDPYVILRLGDQVIRSKRNSLTTVIGPPGEPIWNQDFHMLVTNPRKEKLGIEVKDTLGITDLTVGTAEVDLTSLKDTVPADRIVVLRGWGLFGKGSAGEILLRLTYKAYVEDDEDERLEKVFIDTGASDYEFSDSDESYAATSELRKESFMDVLSALMLSEEFQGIMTSETVNTKSSDAGTGSDTPDMNGRTVGSIPQSPGSNTGGSRGKLICRIFILACFDYEYFGPYSYQHGQLKCIQSLI
- the LOC142532639 gene encoding synaptotagmin-2-like isoform X3, with protein sequence MVLQSASGVSPLNSCDFSQKSLVLPSISQSHSKRRERRVVIKNVRWVLLQAQACVNGGNAQHHHLGLAARRGANNIVLKRFSDGRDLDYASLSRFDGSSNYYNSTFGQDPIVDKLRSQLGVIHAIPSPTQINSSIFGLFAFFFFVGVGFDKLWTSRKRDTGSKPENRLQVPTTLSMILQKDLQRKESVEWVNMVLGKLWKVYRSGFENWIIGLLQPVIDNLMKPDYVRRVEIKQFSLGDEPLSVRSVERRTSRRDNDLQYLIGLRYTGGARMLLSVSLKFGIIPVVVPVRVKDFDIDGELWVKLRLIPTEPWVGAVSWAFVSLPRIKFELSPFRLFNLMAIPILSMFLTKLLTVDLPQLFVRPKKIVLDFEKGKAVGPVPSDSTSGEIKERINNFAGELSVTLLDARKLSYIFYGKTDPYVILRLGDQVIRSKRNSLTTVIGPPGEPIWNQDFHMLVTNPRKEKLGIEVKDTLGITDLTVGTAEVDLTSLKDTVPADRIVVLRGWGLFGKGSAGEILLRLTYKAYVEDDEDERLEKVFIDTGASDYEFSDSDESYAATSELRKESFMDVLSALMLSEEFQGIMTSETVNTKSSDAGTGSDTPDMNGRTVGSIPQSPGSNTGGSRGSLFWLALITSISVLIAINMGNSSVFNP